The following proteins are encoded in a genomic region of Primulina huaijiensis isolate GDHJ02 chromosome 3, ASM1229523v2, whole genome shotgun sequence:
- the LOC140973493 gene encoding uncharacterized protein isoform X1 → MAKMTIVQKKRIQFLLFVVGIIALSIAAEKCRQLVGEEAASKSGKFTVLDCFDGSSGSLSCLVKEGVKLYFYSIRVVHVESRRNQAIETALADALNQGMTSTDAAKVAQKEGAKAAKLATRKAKRIIGPIISSGWDFFEAIYFGGTVTEGFLRGTGTLAGTYSIGFVGEQRFGRFGYLVGSHLGSWIGGRIGLMVYDVVNGVHFMLESIRSVETQVYDDSSIDKIIERNEFETSEAVEDSYVDGQRWSASDESNNYETPAADASFSVNEEL, encoded by the coding sequence ctGAAAAGTGTAGACAATTGGTTGGTGAAGAGGCTGCATCCAAAAGTGGAAAATTTACGGTCTTGGATTGTTTTGATGGTAGCTCTGGATCCCTTTCATGTTTGGTAAAAGAAGGTGTAAAACTCTATTTCTACAGCATTAGGGTTGTTCATGTAGAGAGCAGAAGGAACCAAGCAATCGAGACTGCCTTGGCTGATGCACTTAACCAAGGCATGACTTCTACAGACGCAGCCAAAGTAGCCCAGAAAGAAGGAGCAAAGGCAGCAAAACTAGCAACACGGAAAGCAAAACGCATTATTGGTCCTATCATTTCTTCAGGATGGGATTTTTTTGAAGCTATTTACTTTGGGGGAACTGTAACAGAAGGGTTTCTTCGGGGAACGGGTACATTGGCCGGAACCTATTCAATCGGTTTTGTTGGAGAGCAAAGATTTGGGAGATTCGGTTATTTGGTTGGAAGTCATTTGGGAAGTTGGATTGGAGGAAGGATTGGGCTGATGGTGTACGATGTGGTCAACGGAGTTCACTTCATGCTGGAGTCTATCAGATCGGTAGAAACTCAAGTTTACGATGATTCATCaattgataaaattattgaacGTAACGAATTTGAAACTTCAGAAGCAGTTGAAGATTCCTATGTAGATGGACAGAGATGGAGCGCTTCTGATGAGTCTAACAATTATGAGACTCCAGCTGCTGATGCGAGCTTCAGTGTCAATGAAGAATTATAA
- the LOC140973493 gene encoding uncharacterized protein isoform X2 — translation MLVHVLPCLAEKCRQLVGEEAASKSGKFTVLDCFDGSSGSLSCLVKEGVKLYFYSIRVVHVESRRNQAIETALADALNQGMTSTDAAKVAQKEGAKAAKLATRKAKRIIGPIISSGWDFFEAIYFGGTVTEGFLRGTGTLAGTYSIGFVGEQRFGRFGYLVGSHLGSWIGGRIGLMVYDVVNGVHFMLESIRSVETQVYDDSSIDKIIERNEFETSEAVEDSYVDGQRWSASDESNNYETPAADASFSVNEEL, via the coding sequence ctGAAAAGTGTAGACAATTGGTTGGTGAAGAGGCTGCATCCAAAAGTGGAAAATTTACGGTCTTGGATTGTTTTGATGGTAGCTCTGGATCCCTTTCATGTTTGGTAAAAGAAGGTGTAAAACTCTATTTCTACAGCATTAGGGTTGTTCATGTAGAGAGCAGAAGGAACCAAGCAATCGAGACTGCCTTGGCTGATGCACTTAACCAAGGCATGACTTCTACAGACGCAGCCAAAGTAGCCCAGAAAGAAGGAGCAAAGGCAGCAAAACTAGCAACACGGAAAGCAAAACGCATTATTGGTCCTATCATTTCTTCAGGATGGGATTTTTTTGAAGCTATTTACTTTGGGGGAACTGTAACAGAAGGGTTTCTTCGGGGAACGGGTACATTGGCCGGAACCTATTCAATCGGTTTTGTTGGAGAGCAAAGATTTGGGAGATTCGGTTATTTGGTTGGAAGTCATTTGGGAAGTTGGATTGGAGGAAGGATTGGGCTGATGGTGTACGATGTGGTCAACGGAGTTCACTTCATGCTGGAGTCTATCAGATCGGTAGAAACTCAAGTTTACGATGATTCATCaattgataaaattattgaacGTAACGAATTTGAAACTTCAGAAGCAGTTGAAGATTCCTATGTAGATGGACAGAGATGGAGCGCTTCTGATGAGTCTAACAATTATGAGACTCCAGCTGCTGATGCGAGCTTCAGTGTCAATGAAGAATTATAA
- the LOC140972470 gene encoding uncharacterized protein yields MTTNGVESINARLLEERKLPIIALLDSLQKLASCWFARYRHASIASNTNLTPSIEGILRSRFTDAQGMQVFELGCLEFDVRGRGHLAIVDLESKRCTCRVFDIDIIPCAHAIAASWLAKIDIYDLCSEYYSTMSWCMAYSETVYLVPEENEWPRNINFPLVLPLLVEKRVGRRKQNRIPSIGEFSKR; encoded by the coding sequence ATGACGACAAACGGGGTTGAGTCGATCAATGCTAGATTACTTGAAGAAAGGAAGCTGCCAATCATTGCACTTTTAGATTCTTTGCAGAAACTGGCCTCATGTTGGTTTGCCCGATATCGCCACGCATCAATTGCAAGTAACACTAATCTGACCCCTTCCATCGAGGGGATTCTGCGTAGCCGATTCACTGATGCCCAGGGAATGCAAGTTTTTGAATTAGGTTGTCTGGAGTTTGATGTTAGGGGCCGTGGACATTTGGCCATAGTGGACCTGGAATCAAAAAGATGCACATGTCGAGTATTTGATATTGATATAATTCCATGTGCTCATGCCATTGCAGCCAGTTGGTTAGCGAAGATTGATATATATGATCTGTGTTCAGAGTACTATTCTACGATGTCATGGTGCATGGCTTACTCAGAGACTGTTTACCTTGTTCCGGAAGAAAATGAATGGCCACGCAACATTAATTTTCCATTGGTGTTGCCTCTTTTGGTAGAGAAGAGAGTTGgtagaagaaaacaaaacagaATTCCTTCCATCGGCGAATTCAGCAAAAGATAG